The Chaetodon auriga isolate fChaAug3 chromosome 4, fChaAug3.hap1, whole genome shotgun sequence region cctctgaccggctctgtcctctcctgtccccGGTCAGAGGCGGcctctctcctcgctctccTGCCTCTCCCTGCAGCTTTTCCCCGCTGGAACCTTTGGCCCGGCTCACCTGTTCTGACACGGCTCGGAACAGACTGGACGCGTCCCGGGCCACCATCTTCCTGTAGAGTCCGATGCTGCACAGGAACTCGTCCATGTTGACGAAGTACTTCTTCAGGCCTTTCTGCATCCCTCCGCCGGTACACGAACGGCAGCCTTCGCGGTAAACTCGATGAACTCACTCGTTCAGACGCCACAGCTCGCGCCGCCGCCGTGACAGCGACACCTGAGTTTAATGAGGCCTGATCAGCGCGCGAGCCCGCTCACCGCGCCTGAGGCGTTCACGGACCCGCCGAGGATCCGACAGGTGGAGTTTAATGTGAAGTTTGAATacttcacagcaaacagagaaTAATATAAGAAAATCTTACACTGAGAAATAATTTAACACCGAATTAAAAGATCATTTACTTCAGTGACAGTGTACAAACCACAGTGTAAAAGTACAAAGCTAAAATCATCTAAATGTACCTGAAGAAtacaaagtaaaagtattcattatGAAGGAAAATGTCCGTACTTCACTATTCTACGTGCTATTACCGCATTAgttaagcagcattttactgttgtaatttgtctgtaaaatcaaactgcagcagtgtgtgagcgGGGCTCAGGTCCGGGGCTCAGGTCCGGGGCTCAGGTCCGGGGCTCAGGTCCTTTTCAACCCGACCCAGACTAGGTCAGACACGATAGCATGAGTTTCCTGACAGGAGGACTCGCAGGCGGACCGGCAGGTGGCGGTAAATCTCCACTGGCTAAACGTCTCATTCCACAAAGAAGAAGACTCAGAGAGCGCATGCGCAAAATAACAATCTGCAGTCCCAGTGAGGGTTACGATGGTCCAGGTTCAGCCCGGTCCTGTCGGGGTTTGATCGGAGTCTGTGGTCCAGATGTTCAGACTGCTTCGCCGGAGGCTCCGGCCGATTAGCGGGCCGCCGTGCCGCCTCGCTGCCCGCTCAGCTCGCTCCTTCAGCGGCTGTCCTCCGGAGATGCCCGCTGCCCGGGTCCGTAGTACCTTCTTGGACTTCTTCCGGCAGAAACACGGACACCGGCTGGTCCCGTCCTCTCCGGTCCGGCCGAGAGGAGACCCCAGCCTGCTGTTCGTCAACGCCGGCATGAATCAGGTTAGTTTGAACCCGGTCTGGTCTGTCCTGCTCCAGCACAGCTAAGACTCATTAGCATTGTTAGCTAACGATGTGAAAACAGCCGCACGGCCGCTCCTGAATCTGGACTCACCTGCTCTCACCTGGTCTGCATGTAGAAGAAGTTTGATCGACGGCAAACTTCGGTCTTGAAtcagtttcagtgtctgtgaGCCTCCTCAGGGTTCACTCTGCGCAGTGTGTTCAGCTGACCTGAGACCAGCCACAGATTCAGTCCAGATCTTTGAATCTGCTCACATCCAGATGTTGAGCATCACTTTCTTTTCCCGCCGACTGACTTTGACGTTTGATGACGTTTGACTCGAATCCTTGTTGTTTTACtagtatttttcatttctcagtCACTGAATATGAAAAAGCCTTTACAGTCCACTGACCCTGGTTTCAGTTTAAGCCCATCTTCCTGGGGACCGCGGACCCTCGCAGTGAGATGTCCTCGTATCGGCGAGTGGTCAACAGTCAGAAATGTGTCCGAGCTGGCGGCAAACACAACGACCTGGAGGACGTGGGCCGAGACGTGTACCACCACACCTTCTTTGAAATGCTGGGAAACTGGTCGTTTGGAGACTACTTCaaggtgggggggtggggacacacacacacacacacacacacacacttcctgtttactctGTTCAACATCACAACCCTGcactcttctgtctgtgtgcacaggAGGAGGCGTGCTGCATGGCGTGGAGCCTCCTCACAGAGCATTATGGGatgcctgcagacagactgtacGTGTCTTATTTTGCCGGAGACGCTGCCTCAGGTCTACCAGCTGATGAAGAGACTCGACAGATCTGGTTAGACATTGGGTAGGTCCCTGTTCAGCTGGTCTGGAGTTCTGGTGTCCAGGTGGGATTTAAACCTGTTCCAGCTTTCACACAACCCTGAATCTAAAAGTCTGGACTCTGTAGAACATCAATAAATCCAGAaccaatcatcaataatcaaactgttcactgacagcagcttcatgtgttcatctccttcatccagtcagcctgtttacctgtggaatgttcaaacaggtgtttttggagcgttccacatctttcagtctgtgaaacgtgttgctgcatcagattcacaataagagatatttacagaaatcaatgaagctgatgaggaagaacatgaatatattgactttgagctgatctcaggtcagtttgtgtcagagaggatcagatcaggtgatcacactctgattggctgatgactGGGTCTTTTGGAGTCAGCGTTGTTCATGTGACTTTTGGAAGCTGACGGTCAGTCTCCCACTCAGGGTTCCTCCTGGTCGCCTCCTTCCGTTCGGCCTGAAGGAGAACTTCTGGGAAATGGGGGACTCGGGCCCCTGTGGCCCCTGCACTGAGATCCACTACGACCACGTGGGAGGACGAGACGCCACGACACTTGTTAACGCTGACAGTCCTGACGTGGTGGAGATCTGGAACCTGGTCTTCATGCAGTACCACAGGTTCAGACACTCACCTGGACCAGCCAGAACAGCTCAGAACACATCGATCCACCTCTGTTCACACCGAACCAGTCTGCCTGTTTAACTGGGCAGCTCCCAGTTAAGAATATGATAATaatgtgtgcgcgtgcgtgcgtgcgtgtgtgtgtgttttagggaGGCAGACcacagtctgcagctgctgccccAGTTCAGTGTGGACACTGGGATGGGACTGGAGAGACTGGTCAGCGTCCTGCAGGGTAAAAGATCAAACTACGACACCGACCTGTTCACCCCGCTGCTCCATGCCATCCACCAGGTACACCTCCACACCAGGTACACCTCCACACCAGGTACACCTCCACACCAGGTTCACCTCCACACCAGGTACACCTCCACACCAGGTACACCTCCACACCAGGTACACCTCCACACCAGGTTCACCTCCACACCAGGTACACCTCCACACCAGGTTCACCTCCACACCAGGTTCACCTCCACACCAGGTACACCTCCACACCAGGTTCACCTCCACACCAGGTACACCTCCACACCAGGTTCACCTCCACACCAGGTTCACCTCCATACCTGCACATTAGACCACAGTGTGTTGTTATCCATGTTGCCAGGTGTAGCAAGGTTTGattgacattttactgttgtcATGGCGATGTGTCTGTCCTCAGAGGGCGGGGGTGAGGTCTTACGGTGGCAGGACGGGGACAGCAGACGAGGGGAAGGTGGACATGGCGTACCGGGTGGTGGCGGACCATGTCCGCACTTTGTCAGTCTGCATCGCAGACGGAGTTCATCCGGGCATGTCAGGAGCAGAGTGAGTGGtcgaccaatcagctgtcagaaCTCGGTTCATGAGTGTATGACGTagtttatgttgttgtttgtttgtttgtttgttgtataTCAGGCTGGTGTTGAGGAGGATTTTGCGGCGTGCCGTTCGGTTCTGTGTCGAGGTCCTTCAGGCTCCTCAGGGAGTGCTGGCCAGCCTGGTCCCTGCTGTCACCCACACACTGGTAAAATACATCTCCCAGAAGCCCTTTGACCAGCTGGAGGTTAAACACAGACCAGAACAACTGAACAACAAACGTTAGAATATGAAGTCATAGAACATGTATCTGTATGTTTATCACAGCCGTGTTGAGGCTTCgctttgctgctgtgtgaccTGGACAGCAGACCCCgattgatggattgatggattgatggattgatgtgttgatgtgttggCAGGGCGACGTGTATCCGGAGCTCCACAGGGAGGCAGACAGGGTGAGTTTTGTCCTCTCCGCTAAGAATCACTTCCAGGTTGAACAATGACGACAGTTTTCTCAAACCTCCTCTCAGATactttcctctttcctcacaGTCAGTAAATTTGTACTTTAGAAGTCTGAGACACTCGAGAAGGTGGTGAATTAAAACGCCTTCATGATGCACAGCTTTGATTTGAAATACAGGTAAGAACACACCCACATGTTTCAGCCAGTAAGGCCTTTTATGGACAGGCTGGCAGTCACGTGATGCTCAGCCAGGTGTGATGTTGCACAGGGGCAGGTAACTCTTGACGAGTGCGTCATTACGGTTGGGGGCTCTTCTGAAGCTGATGGTGGGGGCACGTCTCTCAAGAACTGTCATGTCTCATTATGTCCCAGCGATGCTGTTTCCTTCGTCTCTGGACCAGTGACTGTTCTCCAGTGAGACTTTTGCGGCGGACGTCGTCTTCTATCTGTGTCCTCGTTTCTTAAATCTTTGACTCGTGTCTCGAGTGTTTCATTCATGATCTTCAGGTCATGAAAATGGATTTCTGCAGGCTAAGCCTCAAGTTACTGTTAGTGTTGCTTAGATTTGGTGGGACTGTAGAAGTTGTCTCCCTGATCCAGACCGTAATAGAAGAATTTCATCTCTGGACCATCTCTGAATCCACTTTGACTCCTCGTAgctcttttattttaatgccacTTTAACTTCTTTCAGTATTTTAGCTTCAGGTACTTCAGTCCTTGACAATCTTCCACTTCAGCTCGTACGTCAATCCAAAGACATCTGTTAGCCCCTTTTGTCGCCTAGTTTTGGCTTTTTTGgttcatttcctgtcttgttGACTCTCTTGGCTCTCATAGCGCcgttttcataataaaagcattaaaacgcctcagttcacttcctgctgagcagcaaacagcagacggACTCGGACGGAGACCAGCTGGTGGACATtgagcattcagcagctaaagagcagatgtgtccctcaggaggtggaggagaccaaaaccagagctagaagagagagaagactggaCTAACGTCCATCAGGAGACtcaaatattggacttaaataAATGCTTGTTTTACATCAGGTTTGTGAAGGATTGTTGCATGTTTTAGAttcttgaaatgaaaagtgagGCCAGCTGCTTTTGATCAATGTCCTCCGGATAGATTCACCTAACAGGAAGCTTTGGTATTCTTTCAGATCATGGACGTCATCAACGAGAACGAGGCTCACTTCCTGTCGTCTCTGCAGCAGGGCAGCAGGCTGATCCACCGGACGCTCAGCAGAAAGGACTACAAACATGGAGTCTTCCCTGGTCAGTTCCTCACTGAGCTACTACGACTCCCATCATCCACCTGGACTCACAAGGTCCACTTAATGTGTGTGAAGCTTGCAGCCACGCCTCATGAGCTTCCTCGGTGGATGGAGTTGGTTTATCGTTTGGTTCTTTGTACAGTGAGTGAGTCTATAGAGTTTAAAGATGCCTGACTTTAAGAAAGGAGAAAAGTACCTTTTGAGCTGAAACTGAAGCTTAAACTccttttagtttttttaatttaaaatgccACTTCAACTTCTGTCAGTACTTCAGCTTCACGCACTTGTGAATGTCCTCAggctaaaaaaaatgtttcaatgacttttattttttggccaTGTCTTCCTGCTATGGAAGCCTGTTTACGCCAATGTGAAGCTTTAAGATGCTGAGTCATTATTTTCAGACTGAAATGACGacaggatcttttttttttgtcttgttggTGGAAATGAGCGAACACGTTGAGCTCtgactccacctcctcagaGCAGTGTTGGAGGACCGGAGACGTAACCTGGGACgtgacctgtgtgtgtctgtttcagccTCGGTGGCCTGGTCTCTGCACAGGGACCTGGGTTTCCCTCTGGACCTGGTAGACCtgatgctggaggagagaggagtccAGGTGGACCGTCAGGAGCTGGACCGCCTGATCGCAGAGAACCACAAGGTGACGCCTCAGTCTGATCTGTTCTCGTATGGAAATATTGTCTCCATGTAGAGACGTTTCATCCCACAATGCTCCTGGTTTTTACAGACCATTTGTTGGGTGTTGTGACGTCAGTTAAACGTGAAGATTTATCTGCTCTGTCGTGTTTGTCGTGTAATGAAACCTAAATAAGTTTGTAGTTAAAGTCATGTTGCTGTGATGTTACTGCAGGGTTTTCACTGTgagggcttttattgtgaaggggCTGTGTACTGGTGGTCAcacctgtctctgtttctctcaggtGATGTCTGATCAGCGGGCAGGTGTTCAGTCTCAAGTGATGCTGGACGTCCTCAGCCTGGCAGAGCTGGAGCGTCTCGCTGTTCCTCACACTGACGACTGCCTCAAATACCAGTACAAACTGGATCAGGACAGATACGGTACAACCTGAGTCCTACCTGGACAGGTCACACACCTgtctcagtcacacactgaaGACAGAACGACAGTCCTTTCCTTTATAGTAACACGGCTCTCAAGTGAGACATCTACCATTGCTGAGGACAGACGTGCCAACATGTCCGACTGAGACACGTGTGTCACTGGTGTGTCACTGGTGTgtcactggtgtactcactggtgtactcactggtttactcactgatttactcactggtgtactcactggtttactcactggtgtactcactgatttactcactggtgtactcactggtttactcactggtgtactcactggtgtactcactggtttactcactggtgtactcactggtttactcactgatttactcactggtgtactcactggtttactcactggtgtactcactggtgtactcactgatttactcactggtgtactcactggtgtactcactggtgtactcactggtttactcactggtttactcactggtgtactcactggtgtactcactggtttactcactggtgtactcactgatttactcactggtgtactcactggtgtactcactggtttactcactggtttactcactggtttactcactggtgtactcactggtttactcactgatttactcactggtgtactcactggtttactcactggtttactcactggtgtactcactggtttactcactggtgtactcactggtgtactcactggtttactcactggtgtactcactgatttactcactggtttactcactggtttactcactggtgtactcactggtttactcactggtttactcactggtgtactcactggtgtactcactggtttactcactggtgtactcactggtgtactcactgatttactcactggtgtactcactggtgtactcactgatttactcactggtgtactcactggtttactcactggtgtatttactggtgtactcactggtttactcactggtgtactcactggtttactcactggtgtatttactggtttactcactggtttactcactggtttactcactggtgtatttactggtgtactcactggtttactcactggtgtactcactggtgtgtcactggtgtactcactggtgtactcactgatttactcactggtgtactcactggtttactcactggtgtactcactggtgtactcactggtgtactcactggtttactcactggtgtactcactggtttactcactgatttactcactggtgtactcactggtttactcactggtgtactcactggtgtactcactgatttactcactggtgtactcactggtgtactcactggtttactcactggtttactcactggtgtactcactggtttactcactggtgtactcactggtttactcactggtttactcactggtgtactcactgatttactcactggtgtactcactggtgtactcactggtttactcactggtttactcactggtgtactcactggtgtactcactggtttactcactggtgtactcactggtttactcactgatttactcactggtgtactcactggtttactcactggtttactcactggtgtactcactggtttactcactggtttactcactggtgtactcactggtttactcactggtgtactcactgatttactcactggtgtactcactggtgtactcactggtttactcactggtttactcactggtttactcactggtttactcactggtttactcactgatgtactcactggtgtactcactggtttactcactggtttactcactggtgtactcactggtgtactcactgatttactcactggtgtactcactggtgtactcact contains the following coding sequences:
- the aars2 gene encoding alanine--tRNA ligase, mitochondrial, producing MFRLLRRRLRPISGPPCRLAARSARSFSGCPPEMPAARVRSTFLDFFRQKHGHRLVPSSPVRPRGDPSLLFVNAGMNQFKPIFLGTADPRSEMSSYRRVVNSQKCVRAGGKHNDLEDVGRDVYHHTFFEMLGNWSFGDYFKEEACCMAWSLLTEHYGMPADRLYVSYFAGDAASGLPADEETRQIWLDIGVPPGRLLPFGLKENFWEMGDSGPCGPCTEIHYDHVGGRDATTLVNADSPDVVEIWNLVFMQYHREADHSLQLLPQFSVDTGMGLERLVSVLQGKRSNYDTDLFTPLLHAIHQRAGVRSYGGRTGTADEGKVDMAYRVVADHVRTLSVCIADGVHPGMSGAELVLRRILRRAVRFCVEVLQAPQGVLASLVPAVTHTLGDVYPELHREADRIMDVINENEAHFLSSLQQGSRLIHRTLSRKDYKHGVFPASVAWSLHRDLGFPLDLVDLMLEERGVQVDRQELDRLIAENHKVMSDQRAGVQSQVMLDVLSLAELERLAVPHTDDCLKYQYKLDQDRYVFPACRATVLALYDGQTLVSEVTEGQRCGVILDQTSFYSEQGGQSHDQGYFTRDGLQDVLYPVEAVTLAGGYVVHQVTAADSLRIGDQVQLHLDQVHRLSCMMNHTATHILNFALRDVLGPSVQQRGSHVSADRLRFDFSVKGSLSVSQLQQVERCVSDIISANQMVHSQELPLETARCIEGLRTVDEVYPDPVRVVAVAVAVSDLLDDQTGRQTSVELCCGTHLLQTGAIERLVIVSERQMVKGISRIVAVTGREATRALEAGQVLSQDVGSLSARLTGSAPLSIDSALRLAKEVGVLSDAVDNTPIPQWQRRELQSQLRALQRSSNTTVRKLETREAAVRAQALLEKNGGKDLLVDSVETDSLSILMKTVNQLSATAPRSHVMLLAHQRNSGKVLCACQVPKDSPSLLASDWAVAVCCHLGGSAGGSALVAKGTGSSSDITEALRWAEDFARQKTKR